One genomic region from Bdellovibrionales bacterium encodes:
- the argS gene encoding arginine--tRNA ligase → MPLFKTVQASVGEIVSQLIKEGALTLSAPVPAFVVEPPRDPAHGDMATNVAMTLTKLAGKPPRVIAEMIKAKLEALPMVASTAIAGPGFINLRLKPEAWQGEVKEILTAGLAYGDSDLGQKQKVNVEFVSANPTGPMHAGHVRGAVLGDTLCRLLAKAGYDVTREYYMNDAGTQIDVLAKTTHLRYREALGEDIGAIPEGFYPGEYLKEVAAALVKRDGDKWLGKPEEEWLTPVRRFACDYMIEVIKEDLALIGIKHDVFTNERVIVENGTLDKVYKILDEKGLIYVGTLPPPRGKEMADWEPVPLTLFRSSQFGDDVDRPLKKRDGTWAYVMPDMAYHYDKVQRGFQYMINILGTDHGGYLERLRPCVAAFSGGTARLEVIFNNIVKIYKNGVPVKLSKRSGNLITLREMVEQVGVGAVRFFMLTRAPDSELEFDFAKVVETTRDNPVFYVQYAHARCCSVLRNAATMMEGMDLSAQALAKLDISAVAAPEEIALIRALAGWPRAVEAAAIAQEPHRIAFFLLEMAAAFHGFWNKGNDNAALRFIMTDQPNLTRTKMALVKAVQTVLASGLAVMGCEALEEMKNDETVSDSL, encoded by the coding sequence GTGCCACTTTTTAAAACTGTTCAAGCGTCTGTTGGTGAAATTGTCAGCCAGTTGATCAAAGAGGGTGCTTTGACGCTTTCCGCGCCTGTGCCCGCCTTTGTGGTGGAGCCGCCGCGCGATCCCGCTCATGGCGATATGGCGACAAACGTGGCCATGACCCTGACCAAGCTGGCGGGTAAGCCGCCTCGCGTCATTGCCGAGATGATCAAGGCCAAGCTGGAAGCGTTGCCGATGGTGGCCAGCACGGCTATTGCAGGGCCTGGGTTTATCAATCTGCGTTTGAAGCCAGAGGCGTGGCAGGGCGAGGTCAAAGAGATTCTGACTGCTGGCCTTGCCTATGGCGACAGCGATCTGGGCCAAAAGCAAAAGGTGAATGTCGAGTTTGTTTCTGCCAACCCCACGGGCCCCATGCATGCAGGGCATGTGCGCGGCGCGGTGCTGGGCGATACGCTGTGCCGTCTTCTCGCCAAGGCGGGCTATGACGTGACGCGTGAATACTACATGAACGACGCGGGGACACAGATTGACGTTCTCGCCAAGACGACGCATTTGCGCTATCGCGAGGCTTTGGGCGAGGACATCGGCGCGATCCCCGAAGGCTTTTATCCGGGTGAGTATTTGAAAGAAGTCGCGGCGGCGCTCGTCAAGCGCGATGGCGATAAATGGCTGGGCAAGCCCGAAGAGGAATGGCTTACGCCCGTAAGGCGCTTTGCTTGCGATTATATGATTGAGGTGATCAAGGAAGATTTGGCGCTGATTGGTATCAAGCACGACGTGTTTACGAATGAGCGCGTGATCGTTGAGAATGGAACGCTGGACAAGGTCTATAAGATTTTGGATGAAAAAGGCCTGATCTATGTTGGCACGTTGCCGCCACCGCGCGGCAAGGAAATGGCGGATTGGGAGCCTGTGCCCCTCACGCTGTTCCGCTCTAGCCAGTTTGGCGATGATGTGGATCGTCCCCTTAAAAAGCGCGATGGAACGTGGGCGTATGTGATGCCTGACATGGCCTATCACTATGACAAAGTGCAGCGCGGCTTTCAGTACATGATCAACATTCTGGGAACGGACCACGGCGGCTATCTGGAGAGGTTGCGGCCTTGCGTGGCCGCTTTTTCTGGCGGTACGGCGCGGTTAGAGGTTATTTTTAACAACATCGTCAAAATCTATAAGAATGGTGTGCCCGTCAAACTGTCCAAGCGTTCGGGCAATCTGATTACGCTGCGCGAGATGGTGGAGCAAGTCGGCGTCGGCGCGGTGCGTTTTTTCATGCTGACCCGTGCGCCGGATTCTGAGTTGGAGTTTGACTTTGCCAAAGTCGTGGAAACGACGCGCGATAACCCCGTGTTTTATGTGCAGTATGCGCATGCGCGGTGTTGTTCGGTTCTACGCAATGCGGCGACGATGATGGAGGGGATGGATCTTTCGGCGCAGGCGCTTGCCAAACTGGATATAAGCGCCGTTGCCGCGCCAGAGGAAATCGCGCTGATCCGCGCCTTGGCGGGGTGGCCGCGTGCGGTTGAGGCGGCGGCGATCGCGCAAGAGCCGCATCGCATCGCCTTTTTCCTTCTGGAAATGGCGGCGGCGTTCCATGGCTTTTGGAATAAGGGCAACGACAACGCCGCCCTGCGTTTTATCATGACGGATCAACCCAATCTGACGCGCACCAAAATGGCGCTTGTCAAAGCGGTGCAAACGGTTTTAGCCAGCGGCCTTGCCGTGATGGGGTGTGAGGCTTTAGAGGAGATGAAGAATGACGAGACCGTTAGTGATTCTTTATAA
- a CDS encoding DALR anticodon-binding domain-containing protein produces MNESASKKMALVKAVQTVLASGLAVMGCEALEEMKNDETITA; encoded by the coding sequence ATTAACGAAAGTGCTTCAAAAAAGATGGCGCTTGTCAAAGCGGTGCAAACGGTTTTAGCCAGCGGCCTTGCCGTGATGGGGTGTGAGGCTTTAGAGGAGATGAAGAATGACGAGACAATCACCGCATGA
- the ychF gene encoding redox-regulated ATPase YchF: protein MGFNCGIVGLPNVGKSTLFNALTATAAAQAANYPFCTIEPNVGRVGVPDPRLDKLASIAGSAKIIPTQLEFVDIAGLVRGAAKGEGLGNKFLAHIREVDAIIHVLRCFEDGDVTHVENSIDPIRDAETVETELMLADMESLENRVYKAQKLAKSGDQDSKDQLAVMEPALKLLQDGKPARELFKTLPPDQAVILKRLQLVTAKPVLYIANVAESDAATGNALSEKVATKAKAEGTQSVVIAAAIEAEVSVLASDDDKKEFLDALGLEEAGLNKIIRAGYKSLNLLTFFTVGPKEARAWTVRKGSTAPNAAGVIHTDFERGFIKAETIDFESFVTCGGESGAREAGKLRQEGKEYIVQDGDIFHFRFNV from the coding sequence ATGGGTTTCAATTGCGGTATTGTCGGGCTGCCGAATGTCGGCAAGTCAACGCTTTTTAACGCGCTTACTGCCACGGCGGCGGCGCAGGCGGCCAACTATCCCTTTTGCACGATTGAGCCAAACGTCGGTCGCGTCGGCGTACCGGATCCGCGACTGGACAAGCTGGCCTCTATCGCAGGATCGGCCAAAATCATCCCCACACAGCTGGAGTTCGTGGACATCGCGGGCCTTGTGCGCGGCGCGGCCAAAGGCGAAGGCCTTGGCAACAAGTTCCTTGCCCACATCCGCGAGGTGGACGCGATCATTCATGTGCTGCGTTGCTTTGAAGATGGTGATGTCACGCACGTCGAAAACTCTATCGATCCCATCCGCGACGCCGAAACGGTTGAGACGGAACTCATGCTTGCGGATATGGAGAGCCTTGAAAACCGCGTCTATAAAGCGCAAAAACTCGCCAAAAGCGGCGATCAGGATTCCAAAGATCAGCTGGCGGTTATGGAGCCCGCGCTTAAGCTTTTGCAAGACGGCAAGCCCGCGCGTGAGCTGTTCAAGACGCTGCCGCCCGATCAGGCCGTGATCCTCAAGCGCCTGCAACTGGTCACCGCTAAGCCCGTTTTGTACATTGCTAATGTCGCGGAATCCGATGCGGCCACAGGCAACGCACTATCCGAAAAAGTCGCCACCAAGGCCAAGGCCGAAGGCACGCAAAGCGTCGTGATCGCGGCGGCCATCGAAGCCGAGGTTTCGGTTCTTGCCAGCGATGACGACAAGAAGGAGTTTTTGGATGCGCTGGGTCTTGAAGAAGCGGGACTGAACAAGATCATCCGCGCAGGCTATAAAAGCCTAAACCTCCTCACCTTCTTTACCGTCGGACCTAAGGAAGCACGGGCGTGGACAGTGCGCAAAGGCTCCACCGCCCCCAACGCCGCAGGCGTGATCCACACGGATTTTGAGCGCGGCTTTATCAAGGCCGAGACCATCGATTTCGAAAGCTTTGTGACCTGCGGCGGCGAGTCCGGCGCACGCGAAGCGGGCAAACTGCGCCAAGAAG